The genomic region CAATTCTATCTACTATATTTTGCTGCCTGCGTTTGTAAGATTGCATCAAATCACTTAATAATGTATGAATCTGCAGAAGAGAGTTGAAAACAGAACACACTGAACCGGATTTTTGGTTTGTGTTACACAAATAAATCCCAAAAATATTCAGCGCCGATCTTCTGCATGCGTATCAATTCTGATATGGAAACAAATAATCTTTTTAGATATTATATAATTTATTTGAGATATCAGATGAATATACCTTTTCTTTTTGCAGAATCCGCAGAACATACTTCACAAAAGAATGGAAGGGTCGTCCCCACCATGCCAGCTAAGACGGGGACGCATACGAATTATATGTGTAGCCTCAGTATTATCATCTACCACAAATGCGATTCCTTTCTCAGAGCCCATTTTCATTATTGAATCTCCGAAATTGTCTTTCATATAAGTGGGCCTGACAGATTCAAGGACATTAATATCGTCCTGAGATGTGAGCCGGTGGCATATTACAAGATCGGATTGTGAAAGTACATCTGGATGAATGGATGCCGGACGCTGTGTCGCAAGTACAAGTGAAAGACCAGGTTGCCTTCCCTGTTTTAGCCATTCGTTAAGTAATACATCCGATGCAAGCGTTTCACCATGTACCGGTAAAAACTGCTGGGCTTCATCGATGAACATCCAGACCATAGGGATTCCTTTTACAACAGATTTGTCGCCCATCATTTTTCTTTCGTAGGAACGTCTGGCTTCCAGTCTCAAATGGTAAATGGTTCGGGCAATTGCACTCACAAGTGCAGACCTTAATGCCTCACTTCTGATCGTACTCACATCAATTACTGATGTAGAACCACCTTTTACAAGTTCTGCGATTCCCTCGCCTTTTTCCGAGAAAATGCCCCATGATTCTGCTGTCCTGAAATGATTTTCTACAGCACTTTTTGCAACAGAATCCGCGCGTTTATCTGTGCTAACTGAAGTAATGATATCTTCAAATGAAAAATCCTCTTTGTATTGCAACTCATCTATCAAGCGCACTATAAGAACCCCCGATGGAGATACCGTATCTATTCCAAAGAGCCTGCACCACTCATATCCATCCATATCAGATATCGATAGGGAAATTGGCTTTACACGTATATGCCTTTCTTCATATGAAGCAAGACTTCCTGCAGGTACAAAAACATCGACATCAAATGCTGTCGGTTTAAGCTTCCAGTTAAGGATTTGCTCTTTCTGGACATCATTGGTCTTTCCAAGAGTCCAGAAAATACCCATTGTATCAATGACGACTGATGAAACATTACTCTTAATTTCATCCGGGAGCATCATCATACCTTCCATGAGGACCGCCATTGTGTAGGATTTACCATAGCCTCTTTTACCTGCAATAAAAACTGCATGCGGTTTGTTTACATCCAGAGATACATGTGAGCCGGAAGAACGATCACGTGCAAGATACCTTCCCATGTAAAGAAGAACATCTTCACCTTTTCCACCAAGAATATATTGTTGCTTTGAAACACCTGCATTTAATGAATCTGACATACAGGATTTGAGAACATAGTTACAATATATAGTATTTTTGATTTTGTCTGAAAATATGAAATTTATATTTTTAAAAGATTGAAATGAATGACAGGAGACATTTAAAATTAAAATAGTGTCAGTATTTTAATTAATAAAGTATTTATAGGGACATCAATATGTAGGTGAAAGAGGAATCTCCGTCATCACATCATTCCCCTCTGATGCATTGATTCTTTTAATGTATCATACCCCAAACTTCACCCAAACCATCATTATGCGAGGTTCCTCATTTCTTTTCACAAATTCTTTTTTATGTATGAGTATATTCTTTCCATTTAAAATTCCCATAGGCTACGCAAGGAATATGGACATATAGTAACTGCACCTGAAACTGAAATCAATGCTATGGCATAGCTACATCGCAGAATTAGAAATAGAATGCTTCTGTGATTCCGGGAACCACAGAATATTAAGACTTTTATTTTTGGAGAATGAAATGTTTATGATAAAATCTTGTCAAGTTGTCCCATGGAACTTGCAAGTTTTATTTCCTGAGCGATTCTCTTACCGGTTGAAAGATTTGGTTCAACAAGATCAGAATAAGGAGATCCTGCAAGGTAAATGTTTGTACCTGCAACTATACGTGCTGATATTTCAAAGACCTTGATCTCAAGTTTGTCCGTGACAACTGTCTCCAGGCAGAAAGGACCGATCATACCGCCAAACAGTTCAAGTGACTGCTCAACAACCCTTTCTCCCAGATTGAATATCTTTGGGAGAAGTGATTCCCTGGCAACAAGCGGAACATTTCCGGTAACAACATAAGTAGGAATAATTTCAGCCTCTTCAAGCTCTTTTGGAGAACCAAGCCTGAAAATCTCGTCTGCATTGGACTCGACCCTGCGGTCCATGCTGAGCATCTCAAGGATACCTGTACTGAGTTTGTAGCCTTCTTCCCTCAGTGGTGAATAGAAGAAATGAAGATAATACCTTGTTCCTACAATGAATTCCTGTATCGTGAATTTCTCATTGGGATCGATATGTTCCTGGAATTCTTCATAGTTCTTGGCGATAAAGAAACCACGGCCGCCTTTTGCACCATGATATTTTACCATTACTGGGCCATCTATTTCCTGTGGTTTTACTACCCTTGGCATTTCAATTCCTGCGCCTTCAAGCCACTCACGTTCCATTTCCCTGTCGGACTCCCACTCGAGAACTTCCCTGTTACCAAAAGTTGGGATTGCAAGTTCAGCAAAAGCCTCTCCTCCCATATATTCCACAAATGAACCATGTGGGATAACAATAGCATTCTTTGCGCGTAGCTCAGCAAGAATATCCGGGATTTCCTTGTAGCTTCCAACTACAATGAATTCATCCGGTTTTGCAAGAGGGAAAGCATCGTAGAATCTTGGAGGCTCTTTTACACAGATACCTATGGTCCTGAAACCTTCCTGTCTTGCACCATAGAATATTTGAAGACTGGAATGAGAACAAACAGTGGCAATGCTCAGATTGTCCTGGTCATAATTCTCAACGATTTCCATTATTTCTTCTTTAGTAATCATAGTGTAATAGCCCCTAGAATTTACCTCATATTGTTCTTGCTATTCTTTAACTTTTCGAGTTACATTTTAAATTGTTATAAGTTCAAGTGAAATTGAACTTAAAGGAAATAATATAAATCAACGTTCATATACTGAAACTTATGGGAGAGAACGAAGAAAGTACGGGCTCAGAAAAAGTGCTTATTCTTCCTCTTAGTGAGGATTCAAAAAAAATAACCCAGTTGCTTTCAAATGAAAAAGCAATGAAGATGCTGGAGATACTTGCAGATAAACCAATGTCTGCCAGTGATGTTGCTGAAATGCTTGACATACCGCTTACAACAGTAAAGTATAATCTTGACGGACTAATTGAAGCAGACCTCATCAAAGTCAAGGAAACAAAATGGAGCCGCAAAGGCAGAGAAGTCAAAATATACGAACCTGTCCAGAAACTGATAGTTGTTGCCCCTGGAAGCATGAAAAAGGACAGAACTTCAATACTTAACATGCTTAAAAAATATCTTGGCCTTGTTGCCGGAGCTGTGTTTGCTGCAACAGGGCTTGAAGCTCTTAGCAGATACTCAATGTTTTCCTATGCACCGCAAATGGCACAGGATTCTGCCAGTACCAGGAGTTTTCCTGTTAATTCAGGAAACGAATCCATGGCAGCAATGACAAAAGAAGCACCTGCATATGAAACAGATAATTTTGCAGGATTTCAATATGATATGGATGAAAACGCATCTGATACTGTGCTCTGTGAACAAACCGTCACAGAGGAAATGCCTGCTGAGATTCCAACCGAGTCTGCAGAAATGACTCCAATAACATCGGACGGGGTACAGCCTGAAATGCTTGCTTCATCAACACCTAACGGAACTGATGCGGGTGCTGATGTGATGAGGGAAAGCGTGATGACAACAAACCAGACACCTGTTGAACCGCTTTCAAACACAGTAACAGATAACGTAACTGCAGCAGGAGGAGCTGTTACAGACTCATTTATTCACGGACTGTTGTCTCATGTAAGCGTATGGTTCTTCTTTGGCTGTATTTTTGTAATTACCCTTCTATTTGTAAGAGAAATGTATTATAGAAAAAAGAACATATGAAGCCAGAGTGAATTGTATGAGAGTTGCTCTGAAAATAGCATATGTAGGCACTGGCTACCATGGATCACAGGTCCAGCCGGATGTAGCTACAATAGAAGGCGAGCTGTTCAATGCACTCACGCAGCTTGAGATTATCGAAGATCCTAAAACTGCACGTTTTTCAAGTTCCGGAAGAACAGATGCAGGAGTACATGCAAGGGAACAAGTCGTTGCTTTTGATACTGATAAGCCAAACCTTGCAATCCCAAGGGTTATTAATTCAAAATTACCGAATTCAATCTGGGCATGGGCACATGCTGAAGTTCCTGACGATTTTGACCCCAGAAGATGGGCAATCAGCCGTAAATACAGGTATATAATGAGCGGAGAGCAGTATGATATTGCAAAAATAAGGGCTGCTTCAAAACTGCTTGTAGGGGAACATGATTTTGCTAATTTCTGCACCAAGGAAGGAGACAAAAGCACCATCCGCAATGTAGAAAAAATAGATGTTCGTGTTAGTGGAACCTTAACCAAGATAGACATCCAGGCAAACAGTTTCCTCTGGAACATGGTGAGGAAAATAGTCACAGCACTTACAATGGTTGGAAGCGAAGTCAGGGACGAAGAATGGCTTATGCAAATGCTTGAGCCGGAGTCATACGAAGAAGGATTGGAATCATCAGCGGCTTACGGCCTGACACTTATGGAAGTGGAATATCCTGAACCTATAGACTGGTGTGAGGATGCTTATGCCATAAGGAGAGCCACCGATAATGTACATGACTATCTGGTGCGACACAGGGTTATGGCTGAAGTGATGGACCACCTGGTTCCAAACGAATAATCATTTTTTACTATTTTAAGAGAATGCGTTGTACTGCAAGTATCCGGGATGTGGTCGTAGACTATGAACTGATCCGAAGGGATGTGAAAAATCCAAGGCTGGAGTTTCACGAAGGAGAGCTATATCTCATCGTTCCGAAATCGTTTAGGGAACATGAGAAAATAATCCGCAGGCACCAGAGATGGATATACAACCGTTATTCTAAAATGCAGAAGATTCAGGAATTAGAGCAGGATATTGAACTTGTAACAAACAGGTCAGTTGAAGAACTGAAAAGTCTTGTTTATAAATGTGTGGTGATTATTGAGGAAGAACTTGGAGTAAAACCTGAAAAAATAAGGTTCAGGAAAATGAAAACAAAATGGGGAAGCTGCAGTTCTAAGAAAAATCTCAATTTCAACACATTTATGCGATACCTGCCCGATGAGATGGTGAAGTATATTGTACATCATGAGATGGTCCATCTTATTGAACTGAATCATAGTCCCAGGTTCTGGAACTATGTGAAAAAGCGTTATCCTGATTATAAGGAATCAGAGACAAAGCTTTCAGCCTACTGGTCCCTGATACAGCAAAAGTGTCAAAATAATCAGTCATGAATCAAGCTAATCTTTGCGAAGAACCGTAAATGTCCTTGTGAGACTTTTGTGTACTTTTTGTGTGAACACATCTACAACCGTAAATCCAGCCTTTTCTGCAAACCCGACAACCTTCATCTCGGAAACTACAACTGCAAGCTTTCCGGTTTTAAGTACACGATGCATTTCTGCAAATGAATCCGTATACAGGTGATGAAGAGATTCTGCCCTTATAGCCGCAGACCTGCCATAAGGTGGATCCGTCACAATTGCATCCACTGATGAAGCTTTAAGTGAAACACGACATGCATCACCCACAAGCAATGTGTAATCAGCATCATATTCATCAAGGTTCATCTTTGCACCGTGGGATATCATGCGGCGGACTTCAATACCGATAACATGGGCACCTATGAGGCCTGCTTCAACAAGGATACCTGCCGTACCACTGAACGGATCGAAAAGTACCTCATCTGATCGTATTTGGGATATGTTCACAAGGGCTCTTGCAACTCTTGGCATAAGCACACCAGGGTAGAAAAATGGTTTTTTATGTGGCGCGCGGTGTTCATAGTCTCCCCTGTCAACTGTTGCTACAATTGAACCCAGGACTGCCTTGTTGGTCATGATTAAACGGAAAGTAACATCAGGTTCATTCAGGTTAGCCCTGAAACCTTTGCGATATATGCTGCCACCCAGTCTTCCTTCTATGAACTCCCTTTTGACATCACCGTGATGTTTTGCCCTCTTTGCACGGACAACATAGGTTTGCCCTTCTGACAGGTGCCCGGACAGATCAGAATTGTCGCACATATCTATTATCTGATCGGTTTCAACATCGCATATACCTACTACTTTCAGTATGTGATGGGACATTGCAAGCCTGCCTGCAATGAAGCGAAGTTTTGTGTCAATATCCTCACCTTCGATATCAACTACGAGGCACTGGTCATAGGATGCATGTTCCCTGAATGTCAGCCCTTCCATTGAAAGACAGGCGAAGACCTCTTTTACTGGCAGGACAGCGTGCTCACCGGATAACTCAAAAGCATACAGCATAATACCTGCAATAGAGAATAGAAGTAGTATTTAAAGCGTTTCAATGGAGAATTGAAAAAGAAAAACTAATTGAAAAGATTTAAAGAAAATATCAGAACATCAGTTCTAATGCTTCTTTTCCTGTCATACCTACTTTTATGCCAAGATTGATGGCTTTCTGGGTTGCCCCTACAACAGGTGCTGCAAGCACATCATCAAAGCTGTTCACACCTTTGACCTTCACAGCAACATCACCAAGAACTGATGCTGTTTCCATGTCAAGATAGCCACACATCACAAACCCCCTGTCTGCACGGATTACGAGTAATGATGCATTCTGCATAGCAAAACTCAAACCCATTGCAGTTCCGTTTTGAAGTTCGATATTTTCTATCAGCATAATATCACCTTAATCCTTTCAACTTTCCAGTATTAATCAGGATTGTTAGAGCCATCCAGATTTAATTTATTGAGCATTTCATCTGTATTGCCAGAAAACAGCCTGTCAAGAAAAGTTTCTAAACGTGTCTTCGTTGCAGATTCAGAAGAATCCTTAGTAGTATTTGCAGTTGTGTTTGCCGCATTATTTCCTTCAACTACTGGTTCTTCCTCTTCAACAGAATACTCAATTACCACTTCACCTGTAAAACCAAATTTTCCTTCAATAACAGTCCCTTTTGATGTTTCTTTCACTGACTCATTGTCAATTCCGTCAACCGATTTGAGCTCCATGCCTTCAGGCAAACTGATTGTAACATCTGTTTCAGGTTCTCCCTGGAACCACATCACAGAACCAGATTCATCAAGTGGGACCTTAAAATCATAAAATACTTTATATTCATTGACAATATCGCGTTCCTCGCCTGTAATCCCCAGGAGTTCAGAGGACATGTCTGTTTCAACACCAAGTAAAATAACATTCTTAGATGTATTGTCAATTTTCACGTCCATATTGTCCTCTATTGACTGCCTGAAGGATTTGCTCATTGAGACATCAGTTTTTAATAATTCCCAGGCAGCTACAAAGCCATCGTCATTCCCAAATTCCATATCAACATATTTTTTGAAAATGATAGACCTGTCACCGGAATAAGTTTCCGTGTAAGACCATGTCATGCTGTCTTTTTTTACAGTTATACTGTTATCCCAGTCATAAGCTGCACTTGCAGGAATGACTAGGACTGAAAAAAGAATAAAGATTAAAGATAAGAAACTCACGATTCTCAATCAAATCTCATCCTGATAGGTTATTTAGTTGTAACCTGACATCCGTCTTCTGTTACTATGACAGTGTGTTCTTTCTGCGAGACCATTCCACCTGCAACTTCTTTAAGTACAGGATATGAATGAACAATCCCTGCTTTTTCAAGCTGCATGAGAGCAAAGTCAAGTTGAGGAGTCTTTAACCACCTTTTTGCAAACGGAAGAGTCCTGTGAGGAGCAAGTTCCTTAAGGAGAGCTCTTGCAGCTGGTAAGCGCACAGGTTTTTTGTTCACCACCTGAAAAATCTCTGTCAACGTTCCGTCCACTACCTTTCCTGCACCATCTGTTGCAAAAGGTTCAATAGCTATTATGTCACCTGTTTTGAGTACAACCCCACTGCTCACTCTTTTGTTAGGTACACTTGGAGGAGCATGAGGAATATATTGTGAAAGTCCGTGTCCTGTTAGGTTTCCAACAGGTTTCAGATCATGTGCAAGAATTGCATCTTCTATAGCTGCTGCAATTTCTGCTGTGCTCACACCATTCTTTACAGTATCAATTGCTGCATCAAGCGCATCACTGGAAGCGTTTACCAGATCAGTGTACTTTCCTGAAAGGTCAATTGTGATTGCAGAGTCTGCAATGTAGCCGTCAACATGGACACCAAGGTCAAGTTTGATGACATCTTCACCAAAGACGGTTTCATCACCTGCAAGTGGTGTGGCGTGTGCCGCCTCATCATTACGGGATATATTACATGGGAATGCCGAACCATCAGCACCTAGTTCCACTGCGCGGTTTTCCACAAACTCAGCGATTTCCAGCAGGCTGACACCTACCTTTATCCTGTCTTTTGCCTCACTCCTTACCTGTGAGAGTATCTTTCCTGCTTTGAGATATTTGTCAATTATCTCTTCGATCTCCTTAACTTTGTCAGCCATGTAAAATCTCCTTATAGCACTTTAGTTGGCACTAATATACAAATTTCTTTTCCATTTCAGTCAGGTTCTCATGCCCGTCTGCTGTTACAAGAATCAGGTCTTCAAGACGGATGCCACCTACATCCGGATAGTATAATCCCGGCTCAATGGTGATGATATTTCCTTCCTCCAGTTCCACATCACTGTTGCCAACAAAGGGAAGTTCATGAATCTCAAGACCTACACCATGCCCTGTTGAATGAATAAAACCAACGGGGGAGCCGTCTCTTACTGTATCATATCCTTTTTCCTTAAAAACATCACAAACCTTGTTGTGTATGTCGCTGCATTTGACACCCGGTTTTACCATTTCAATACCAGCTTTCTGGGCTTCAAGAACTGCATCGTACATATCTTTTAGTTTGTCGGAAGGAGTTCCATGAAGAACTGTGCGGGTCATGTCAGCGTAGTATTTTTCTCTTTTACTGCGAGGGAAGATATCTATGACCACAGGTTCATCTGCCTTTATCGGGCCTTCGCCCTCCCAGTGAGGATTTGCTGAACCTTTTCCTCCTGCAACGATGGTGCTGTCTGCCTCACATCCATGTTCAAGAAGAGTCATATCGATTTCCTTGCGGATCATTTCTGATGTCAGGGCAAAACCACGATAATTGAGTATTCCCTCCACACTTTCAGATTTCCTTATCATTTCTGCAGCTGCCTTCATCGCAGTGTTACAGGCATCCTGTACTTTCCTGACAATTTTGATCTCAGATTCGTTCTTCTTTGCACGAAGCTGCAGGAATGGACTTTTTACCGCCTGTATGCTGAATCCTTCTTCCTTGAGAGTTTGGGCAATATGATATGGGAAATCCCTTGGGACTGCAATGTGCCTTGTACCCTCTTTTTGTAGAATCTCAGCGATGCAGTCGCAATAGGCAAGAGCAGGGTCCTGTCTTTCCTTTACCTTTGACCTGTAATCACAGCCCTGTAAAGTACGAATATCAGAGACCCTGGATTCCAGTTCAGCTCTTCCTTTTTCCATGTCGGAAATTAGTAGTATTTCACTACCATCTTTAATTTGAATGTAGGTGAACTCGTCTGAAGCTGAAAAACGGGTTGCGTAATAAATATCTGCATTGTTCGAATTGCCTACCATCAGATATGCATCTGACTTGTGGCTTTCCAGCGTTTTGGAAATATCGATAGGAACAGTTGATGAGGTCATAATATAATATCTAGTAGCTACTAGTACAAAATTGTTATCAAATGTCTAATTTGAAGATTACAGAATATATCCTGACATGAATTGTTATTTTTTGACCATAGTTCTGCATGCATAATTTGGCATTTATTCATACATTGCCAGGAGTTCTATGAACATAGAATGTGGATATATCCACATTCCGGTTATATACAGCTCCATGAATAGCAACTATTATGCACAACGCAAATCAGTACGTTTCACAGTTCACAAATGTCTCTGACTTCCTCAGGGATATTAAATATATAATACTGTTTTACGTACTGGGAGATTTCCTGACAACGGCCCATGCTCTTAACTATGGATTCGAAGAGAATGACTTCCTGGCGGCAGTTATGCAGAACTATGGCGTGGGTTCTCTCCTGATACTAAAAATCCTGTTCATTGGAATCGTGTACTGGAATTACACAATCCTGAAAGATTCAGATTCAAAATGGACAGATCTATTATGGAGATGGTCAAGGAAAGGAATTGCATTCGTAGGTCTGTTTCTGGTGGTAAACAACCTGATGGTCATATTCATGGAATGCAGCCTTGTGCAGATACTCCACACTGTGGCATTATGATGGTAAAAACGGAAAAACGTTCCAAAAACGACGCAAAACGGAAAAATGGAAAAACGTTCCAAAAACGGCGAAAAACAGAAAAACGGAAAAACGTCCCAAAAACGATGAAAAACGGGAAATCCACCATTTTTATTACATTTTCAACATCTTATCTCTTTTATCATGCATTATCTTGACATGATTCCTGCCAGCAGACCTATAGATATCACCATTAAAAGATACAATATTAAAACAAATAGTATCTTCATGGTAGGAAGGTTGGCTATGGAATTTATTCGTACCATAATATTCTATTAGTGCTTCATTATAAATAATTATTGAAGTTAAGCTTCTGAAAACAATGGAAGAGCACTTTGAACTGGATACATGTATAATTAGTGCATAATAGCCGAGAAAATACCTACAGATAACATCAAAAGAAGATAGAGAGAAATCATTAATATTAATCTTACTGCTGTGGATTTTCCGCATTTCGTAAACATAACAGTCTACAAAAAGACAGTAGTATTATAAATACATTTCTAATTATATCAAACATAGTGTGTTTGACAAACATGTGTGAATACATGAGCTGGAAAAGAGGTGTTGACAGGACAGATGAGCCAATGAACACTTATAATTACAGGAAGTCGTTTTTGAAGTAGCATTTGGAGAACACTAGAATAATCGACGGCTTCC from Methanolobus tindarius DSM 2278 harbors:
- a CDS encoding ATP-binding protein, with the translated sequence MSDSLNAGVSKQQYILGGKGEDVLLYMGRYLARDRSSGSHVSLDVNKPHAVFIAGKRGYGKSYTMAVLMEGMMMLPDEIKSNVSSVVIDTMGIFWTLGKTNDVQKEQILNWKLKPTAFDVDVFVPAGSLASYEERHIRVKPISLSISDMDGYEWCRLFGIDTVSPSGVLIVRLIDELQYKEDFSFEDIITSVSTDKRADSVAKSAVENHFRTAESWGIFSEKGEGIAELVKGGSTSVIDVSTIRSEALRSALVSAIARTIYHLRLEARRSYERKMMGDKSVVKGIPMVWMFIDEAQQFLPVHGETLASDVLLNEWLKQGRQPGLSLVLATQRPASIHPDVLSQSDLVICHRLTSQDDINVLESVRPTYMKDNFGDSIMKMGSEKGIAFVVDDNTEATHIIRMRPRLSWHGGDDPSILL
- a CDS encoding formate--phosphoribosylaminoimidazolecarboxamide ligase; translated protein: MITKEEIMEIVENYDQDNLSIATVCSHSSLQIFYGARQEGFRTIGICVKEPPRFYDAFPLAKPDEFIVVGSYKEIPDILAELRAKNAIVIPHGSFVEYMGGEAFAELAIPTFGNREVLEWESDREMEREWLEGAGIEMPRVVKPQEIDGPVMVKYHGAKGGRGFFIAKNYEEFQEHIDPNEKFTIQEFIVGTRYYLHFFYSPLREEGYKLSTGILEMLSMDRRVESNADEIFRLGSPKELEEAEIIPTYVVTGNVPLVARESLLPKIFNLGERVVEQSLELFGGMIGPFCLETVVTDKLEIKVFEISARIVAGTNIYLAGSPYSDLVEPNLSTGKRIAQEIKLASSMGQLDKILS
- a CDS encoding ArsR/SmtB family transcription factor, translated to MGENEESTGSEKVLILPLSEDSKKITQLLSNEKAMKMLEILADKPMSASDVAEMLDIPLTTVKYNLDGLIEADLIKVKETKWSRKGREVKIYEPVQKLIVVAPGSMKKDRTSILNMLKKYLGLVAGAVFAATGLEALSRYSMFSYAPQMAQDSASTRSFPVNSGNESMAAMTKEAPAYETDNFAGFQYDMDENASDTVLCEQTVTEEMPAEIPTESAEMTPITSDGVQPEMLASSTPNGTDAGADVMRESVMTTNQTPVEPLSNTVTDNVTAAGGAVTDSFIHGLLSHVSVWFFFGCIFVITLLFVREMYYRKKNI
- the truA gene encoding tRNA pseudouridine(38-40) synthase TruA, with the protein product MRVALKIAYVGTGYHGSQVQPDVATIEGELFNALTQLEIIEDPKTARFSSSGRTDAGVHAREQVVAFDTDKPNLAIPRVINSKLPNSIWAWAHAEVPDDFDPRRWAISRKYRYIMSGEQYDIAKIRAASKLLVGEHDFANFCTKEGDKSTIRNVEKIDVRVSGTLTKIDIQANSFLWNMVRKIVTALTMVGSEVRDEEWLMQMLEPESYEEGLESSAAYGLTLMEVEYPEPIDWCEDAYAIRRATDNVHDYLVRHRVMAEVMDHLVPNE
- a CDS encoding M48 family metallopeptidase, producing MRCTASIRDVVVDYELIRRDVKNPRLEFHEGELYLIVPKSFREHEKIIRRHQRWIYNRYSKMQKIQELEQDIELVTNRSVEELKSLVYKCVVIIEEELGVKPEKIRFRKMKTKWGSCSSKKNLNFNTFMRYLPDEMVKYIVHHEMVHLIELNHSPRFWNYVKKRYPDYKESETKLSAYWSLIQQKCQNNQS
- a CDS encoding TRM11 family SAM-dependent methyltransferase gives rise to the protein MLYAFELSGEHAVLPVKEVFACLSMEGLTFREHASYDQCLVVDIEGEDIDTKLRFIAGRLAMSHHILKVVGICDVETDQIIDMCDNSDLSGHLSEGQTYVVRAKRAKHHGDVKREFIEGRLGGSIYRKGFRANLNEPDVTFRLIMTNKAVLGSIVATVDRGDYEHRAPHKKPFFYPGVLMPRVARALVNISQIRSDEVLFDPFSGTAGILVEAGLIGAHVIGIEVRRMISHGAKMNLDEYDADYTLLVGDACRVSLKASSVDAIVTDPPYGRSAAIRAESLHHLYTDSFAEMHRVLKTGKLAVVVSEMKVVGFAEKAGFTVVDVFTQKVHKSLTRTFTVLRKD
- a CDS encoding YunC family protein, with the translated sequence MLIENIELQNGTAMGLSFAMQNASLLVIRADRGFVMCGYLDMETASVLGDVAVKVKGVNSFDDVLAAPVVGATQKAINLGIKVGMTGKEALELMF
- the map gene encoding type II methionyl aminopeptidase, which codes for MADKVKEIEEIIDKYLKAGKILSQVRSEAKDRIKVGVSLLEIAEFVENRAVELGADGSAFPCNISRNDEAAHATPLAGDETVFGEDVIKLDLGVHVDGYIADSAITIDLSGKYTDLVNASSDALDAAIDTVKNGVSTAEIAAAIEDAILAHDLKPVGNLTGHGLSQYIPHAPPSVPNKRVSSGVVLKTGDIIAIEPFATDGAGKVVDGTLTEIFQVVNKKPVRLPAARALLKELAPHRTLPFAKRWLKTPQLDFALMQLEKAGIVHSYPVLKEVAGGMVSQKEHTVIVTEDGCQVTTK
- a CDS encoding M24 family metallopeptidase, with amino-acid sequence MTSSTVPIDISKTLESHKSDAYLMVGNSNNADIYYATRFSASDEFTYIQIKDGSEILLISDMEKGRAELESRVSDIRTLQGCDYRSKVKERQDPALAYCDCIAEILQKEGTRHIAVPRDFPYHIAQTLKEEGFSIQAVKSPFLQLRAKKNESEIKIVRKVQDACNTAMKAAAEMIRKSESVEGILNYRGFALTSEMIRKEIDMTLLEHGCEADSTIVAGGKGSANPHWEGEGPIKADEPVVIDIFPRSKREKYYADMTRTVLHGTPSDKLKDMYDAVLEAQKAGIEMVKPGVKCSDIHNKVCDVFKEKGYDTVRDGSPVGFIHSTGHGVGLEIHELPFVGNSDVELEEGNIITIEPGLYYPDVGGIRLEDLILVTADGHENLTEMEKKFVY